A single region of the Arthrobacter sp. PAMC25564 genome encodes:
- the truB gene encoding tRNA pseudouridine(55) synthase TruB produces MLSGLVIVDKPQGWTSHDVVGRMRRLAGTRKVGHAGTLDPMATGVLVVGINKATRLLTYIVGTSKTYTATIRLGESTVTDDAEGEVTATHSAAVVTEEAVRAGVAALTGEISQVPSSVSAIKVNGERAYARVRSGEEVKLASRPVTIHRFEVHEVRRVRDGAVLDVDVTVECSSGTYIRALARDLGEALGVGGHLTALRRTQVGPYTLDQAHTLEQLAEDLDVLEMSQAARALMPNRELSDEETTELSFGRRIAAGAAGGATADRPAAAFAPDGTLVALLADAGSYAKPVLVFAPDNEKHSGEKDATARNASTPDPEHQPEEQGT; encoded by the coding sequence GTGCTTTCTGGACTGGTGATAGTGGACAAGCCGCAAGGCTGGACCAGCCACGATGTGGTTGGACGGATGCGGCGGCTCGCCGGTACCCGAAAAGTGGGCCATGCGGGAACGCTGGACCCGATGGCCACCGGTGTGCTGGTGGTCGGCATCAACAAGGCGACCCGGCTCCTGACTTACATCGTGGGCACCTCCAAGACCTATACAGCCACGATCCGCCTCGGCGAATCGACAGTGACTGACGACGCCGAAGGCGAGGTCACCGCGACGCACAGCGCCGCCGTCGTCACCGAAGAAGCCGTCCGGGCCGGCGTCGCCGCCCTGACCGGCGAAATCTCCCAGGTTCCCAGCAGCGTCAGCGCCATCAAGGTCAACGGCGAACGCGCCTACGCCCGGGTCAGGTCCGGCGAAGAGGTCAAACTGGCTTCCCGCCCGGTTACCATCCACCGCTTCGAGGTCCATGAGGTCCGCCGCGTGCGCGACGGTGCGGTGCTCGACGTCGACGTCACGGTGGAATGTTCCTCCGGCACCTACATCCGTGCCCTGGCCCGCGATCTGGGGGAGGCCCTCGGCGTCGGCGGCCACCTGACGGCGCTCCGCAGGACCCAGGTGGGACCGTACACCCTGGACCAGGCGCACACCCTTGAGCAGTTGGCCGAGGACCTGGACGTCCTGGAAATGTCCCAGGCAGCCCGGGCGCTGATGCCGAACCGTGAGCTCAGCGACGAGGAAACCACCGAGCTCTCCTTCGGCCGCAGGATTGCCGCCGGTGCGGCTGGCGGTGCAACGGCGGACAGGCCCGCCGCTGCCTTCGCCCCGGACGGCACGCTGGTGGCCCTGCTGGCCGATGCGGGAAGTTATGCCAAGCCCGTGCTGGTCTTCGCGCCGGACAACGAGAAGCACTCCGGGGAAAAGGATGCCACCGCCAGGAACGCCAGCACCCCTGATCCGGAACACCAGCCTGAAGAGCAGGGCACGTAG
- a CDS encoding pyridoxal phosphate-dependent aminotransferase — translation MPELAAHVRDVPINQIREITEAAWASPGAIVLSIGEPGFAVPRHILEAGMACLERDETNYTPNAGIPALREAFAARFREHNATPVGADRVYIVDGAQQGLHFAMSLLLSPGDEILIPNPGYPTFAMTSSLLHAVPVRYPLYPGHDFQPRIGDIEALITPRTKVLVLNSPSNPLGAVLGEELTRSLVELARRHDLWIISDECYEAFTYDVPHVSPARFDSDVPGEARVFTSLTLSKTYGLTGLRIGALVCPPGLEQKMNNVMESIVSCVASPSQYAALAALTGPQDYVSHAHAHYRANRDAASAVLRSRGIPYLTAQGAFYLWADVSHASGGDVRAWVRRFLADSRVSFAPGTAFGSIGEGWIRIALCGSQSELVEGLGRLPARLS, via the coding sequence ATGCCCGAGCTTGCCGCCCACGTCCGCGACGTCCCCATCAACCAGATACGCGAGATCACCGAAGCGGCCTGGGCCAGCCCCGGCGCCATCGTGCTGAGCATCGGAGAGCCCGGCTTCGCCGTCCCGCGCCACATCCTTGAAGCCGGGATGGCGTGCCTGGAGCGGGACGAGACCAACTACACGCCCAACGCCGGGATCCCGGCGCTGCGCGAGGCCTTTGCCGCCCGGTTCCGCGAGCACAACGCGACGCCGGTCGGTGCGGACCGCGTCTACATCGTTGACGGCGCCCAGCAGGGCCTGCATTTCGCTATGAGCCTGCTGCTCTCCCCAGGGGACGAAATCCTGATCCCCAACCCGGGCTACCCCACCTTCGCCATGACCAGCAGCCTGCTTCATGCCGTCCCCGTGCGGTACCCGCTCTACCCGGGCCACGACTTCCAGCCGCGGATCGGGGACATCGAGGCGCTGATTACGCCGCGGACCAAGGTGCTGGTCCTCAATTCACCGTCCAACCCGCTCGGAGCCGTCCTGGGCGAGGAGCTCACCCGGAGCCTCGTGGAGCTGGCCCGGCGGCACGATCTGTGGATCATCTCCGACGAATGCTATGAGGCGTTCACCTACGATGTCCCCCATGTCAGCCCGGCCCGTTTCGACAGCGACGTCCCCGGCGAAGCCCGCGTGTTCACCTCGCTGACCCTGTCCAAGACGTATGGGCTGACGGGGCTGCGGATCGGCGCGCTGGTCTGCCCGCCGGGGCTGGAGCAGAAGATGAACAATGTGATGGAGTCGATCGTCTCCTGCGTGGCGTCGCCCTCGCAGTATGCGGCATTGGCGGCGCTCACGGGTCCGCAGGATTACGTCAGCCACGCCCACGCCCATTACCGGGCCAACCGGGACGCCGCCTCCGCCGTGCTGCGGTCCAGGGGAATCCCGTACCTCACCGCGCAGGGGGCTTTCTACCTTTGGGCGGACGTGTCCCATGCCAGCGGCGGGGACGTCCGGGCCTGGGTACGGCGATTCCTGGCGGATTCCCGGGTGTCCTTCGCCCCGGGGACGGCGTTCGGTTCCATCGGTGAAGGCTGGATCCGGATTGCCCTCTGCGGCAGCCAGTCGGAGCTGGTTGAAGGCCTCGGCCGGCTCCCGGCGCGGCTGTCCTGA
- a CDS encoding CU044_2847 family protein — protein MTEILRYEVGSGAVLVEVEDNSFGVERPSRNEQGILDAGRRLEDALSAVRPAANAAAEVMKELGPDHLELQFGVKLAGEAGAIIARNCAEGHFIVTMSFTREPGGAVPPEAEIVL, from the coding sequence ATGACCGAGATACTGCGCTACGAAGTCGGGTCCGGGGCGGTGCTGGTTGAGGTCGAGGACAACAGCTTCGGCGTGGAACGCCCCTCGCGCAATGAACAGGGCATCCTCGACGCCGGGCGGCGGCTCGAGGACGCGCTATCAGCCGTCCGACCCGCGGCCAATGCCGCAGCGGAGGTGATGAAGGAGCTCGGTCCGGACCATCTGGAACTCCAGTTCGGCGTGAAGCTGGCGGGGGAGGCTGGGGCGATTATCGCCAGGAACTGCGCCGAAGGCCATTTCATTGTCACGATGTCGTTCACCAGGGAACCGGGCGGGGCGGTGCCCCCGGAGGCCGAAATCGTTCTCTGA
- the trxA gene encoding thioredoxin encodes MDFSLIKCPHCGKTNRIPAAAAGHPRCGNCRQDLPWIVAAGDGDFGLVAEQSAVPALVDFWAAWCGPCRMVSPVLDKLARERAGRVKLVKVDVDTSPALSRRFDIQAIPTLLVIRDGKVVARQAGAPPAAALRSWLDGALAATPR; translated from the coding sequence GTGGACTTCAGCCTGATCAAATGCCCCCATTGCGGGAAGACGAACCGGATTCCGGCCGCGGCGGCCGGCCATCCGCGCTGCGGAAACTGCCGCCAGGACCTGCCGTGGATCGTGGCCGCCGGCGACGGAGACTTCGGCCTGGTGGCGGAGCAGTCCGCGGTTCCGGCACTGGTCGACTTCTGGGCTGCCTGGTGCGGACCCTGCCGCATGGTCAGTCCGGTGCTGGACAAACTGGCCCGGGAGCGTGCAGGCAGGGTCAAGCTCGTCAAGGTCGACGTCGACACCTCGCCGGCCCTGTCACGGCGCTTCGATATCCAGGCCATCCCCACCCTGCTGGTGATCCGGGACGGCAAGGTCGTGGCCCGCCAGGCTGGAGCGCCTCCGGCGGCTGCCCTGCGCAGTTGGCTCGACGGCGCCCTGGCTGCCACGCCCAGATGA
- a CDS encoding nucleoside deaminase, which translates to MPPTPTPAEIQDCLGQAIRIAVRNVSDGGGPFGALVVTADGRSYDGVNRVTLDNDPTAHAEVVAIRKAAAGSGNFDLSGAVLYASCEPCPLCLAAALWARVDRVYFAADRHNAAATGFDDALFHEYFDGTRPELMPASQTDLPASDLPFQAWRGNPDRTAY; encoded by the coding sequence ATGCCACCGACGCCGACCCCTGCCGAGATCCAGGACTGCCTGGGCCAGGCCATCCGGATCGCCGTCCGGAATGTGTCCGACGGCGGGGGCCCGTTCGGCGCCCTTGTTGTCACGGCGGACGGCCGGAGCTACGACGGCGTCAACCGGGTGACCCTGGACAACGACCCCACGGCCCACGCCGAGGTTGTCGCCATCCGGAAGGCGGCTGCCGGATCCGGCAACTTCGATCTCAGCGGGGCCGTGCTCTATGCCAGCTGTGAGCCGTGCCCGCTCTGCCTGGCCGCGGCCTTGTGGGCCCGCGTGGACCGGGTGTATTTCGCCGCGGACCGGCACAACGCTGCCGCCACCGGCTTCGACGACGCCTTGTTCCATGAGTACTTCGACGGGACCCGTCCGGAGTTGATGCCGGCAAGCCAGACGGACCTTCCGGCGTCGGACCTGCCCTTCCAGGCGTGGCGCGGCAACCCGGACCGCACGGCCTACTGA
- the rbfA gene encoding 30S ribosome-binding factor RbfA, with the protein MADPARAAKLAQRIKVVVAEALGRKVKDPRLEGITVTDARVTNDLQHATVYYTVFGDQLVQAEAAKGLEKARGVLRQEVGRNITVRLTPTLEFVADQIPVNASNLEELLRAAKKRDAEVAALAAGAKHAGDADPYKSDTPEDVELDEDDFDEEDLDLIDDDGLDEDSNKE; encoded by the coding sequence ATGGCTGATCCCGCACGGGCTGCCAAGTTGGCGCAGCGGATTAAGGTTGTTGTTGCCGAGGCCTTGGGCCGGAAGGTCAAGGATCCCCGGCTTGAGGGCATTACTGTTACGGATGCCCGCGTGACCAATGACTTGCAGCACGCCACGGTCTACTACACCGTTTTCGGCGACCAGCTGGTCCAGGCCGAGGCCGCCAAGGGGCTGGAGAAGGCCAGGGGCGTGCTCCGGCAGGAAGTCGGCCGCAACATCACCGTGCGGCTGACTCCGACCCTTGAGTTCGTGGCGGACCAGATTCCGGTCAACGCCTCCAACCTTGAGGAACTGCTCCGGGCAGCGAAGAAGCGCGACGCCGAGGTGGCAGCCCTCGCCGCGGGTGCCAAGCACGCGGGCGACGCCGATCCCTACAAGAGCGACACTCCCGAGGACGTGGAGCTTGACGAGGACGACTTCGACGAAGAGGACCTGGACCTCATCGACGATGACGGACTCGACGAGGACAGCAACAAGGAGTAA
- the infB gene encoding translation initiation factor IF-2, with amino-acid sequence MAKVRVHELAKELGITSKDAVTKLQELGEFVRSASSTIEAPVVRKLRNAFPAAAAASKSEAPTAAPQASASPSVTRPAPAPGPAAPKAAAAPAAAPAPAPAAAPAPAPAAAPAPAAAAPAPAPATAPAAPAAPAATAPAAPSTGIKPGARPAPKAEAPAAPARQGGSAPRPGGPRPGNNPFATSQGMPRGRGGDNERPSRPGNNPFAPSQGMPRPGGSRTEGERPGGPRPAAGAGGPRPGAPRPGGTGGARPGAPRPAGAPGARPGAGGNRPTPGMMPNRTERPAPAGAGRPGGAGRGPARPGGAPGTGAPGAGGGAPAGGGFGKGGRGRGGTQGAFGKGGAGRGKQRKSKRAKRQELEQMSAPSLGGVSVPRGDGNTVVRLRRGSSITDFADKIEANPAALVTVLFHLGEMATATQSLDEETFALLGEELGYKLQVVSPEDEERELLSGFDIDFDAELEAEGDEDLEPRPPVVTVMGHVDHGKTRLLDAIRKSDVMAGEHGGITQHIGAYQVTHPHEGIDRKITFIDTPGHEAFTAMRARGAKVTDIAILVVAADDGVMPQTIEALNHAQAANVPIVVAVNKIDKEGANPEKVRGQLTEYGLVPEEYGGDTMFVEVSARQNLNIDELLEAVLLTADAALDMRANPDKDARGIAIEANLDKGRGAVATVLVQSGTLHVGDTIVAGTAHGRVRAMFDDDGSALTEAGPSRPVQVLGLSNVPRAGDTFFVTADERTARQIAEKRETADRNAALAKRRKRISLEDFDQAVAEGKIDTLNLILKGDVSGAVEALEDALLKIDVGEGVQLRIIHRGVGAITQNDVNLATVDSAVIIGFNVKPAERVADLADREGVDMRFYSVIYAAIDDIEMALKGMLKPEYEEVQLGTAEVREVFRSSKFGNIAGSIVRSGVIRRNAKARISRDGKIIGDNLTVETLKRFKDDATEVRTDFECGIGLGSFNDITEGDIIETFEMREKPRV; translated from the coding sequence GTGGCCAAGGTCCGCGTACATGAGCTCGCTAAAGAGCTCGGTATTACTTCCAAAGATGCAGTAACCAAACTGCAGGAACTGGGCGAATTCGTTCGCTCCGCCTCTTCAACCATTGAGGCGCCCGTTGTGAGGAAACTCCGCAACGCATTCCCCGCCGCAGCAGCAGCTTCGAAGTCAGAAGCTCCCACGGCGGCCCCCCAGGCATCCGCCAGCCCCTCGGTGACGCGTCCGGCGCCTGCGCCCGGCCCCGCTGCGCCCAAGGCTGCGGCAGCCCCCGCAGCAGCACCGGCTCCCGCCCCCGCAGCAGCACCGGCTCCCGCCCCCGCAGCAGCACCGGCTCCGGCCGCCGCCGCACCGGCACCCGCCCCCGCAACAGCACCCGCTGCTCCGGCCGCACCCGCTGCCACGGCTCCGGCTGCTCCGTCGACGGGCATCAAGCCCGGCGCACGGCCGGCTCCGAAGGCTGAAGCCCCGGCTGCTCCGGCACGCCAGGGCGGCTCGGCACCCCGTCCGGGCGGTCCGCGTCCCGGTAATAACCCCTTCGCCACGTCCCAGGGCATGCCCCGGGGCCGCGGCGGCGACAACGAACGTCCGTCACGTCCGGGTAACAACCCGTTCGCTCCTTCCCAGGGCATGCCGCGTCCGGGCGGAAGCCGTACCGAGGGTGAACGCCCCGGTGGCCCGCGCCCCGCTGCAGGTGCCGGTGGCCCGCGTCCCGGTGCTCCCCGTCCCGGTGGCACCGGCGGCGCACGTCCGGGCGCTCCGCGTCCGGCCGGTGCTCCCGGCGCACGTCCCGGTGCCGGCGGAAACCGTCCGACTCCCGGCATGATGCCCAACCGCACCGAACGTCCCGCACCCGCTGGTGCAGGCCGTCCCGGTGGCGCCGGCCGCGGCCCGGCCCGTCCGGGTGGCGCTCCAGGTACCGGCGCACCCGGTGCCGGTGGCGGCGCTCCGGCCGGCGGTGGCTTCGGCAAGGGTGGACGCGGTCGCGGCGGCACCCAGGGTGCCTTCGGTAAGGGCGGCGCAGGCCGTGGCAAGCAGCGCAAGTCGAAGCGTGCCAAGCGCCAGGAACTCGAGCAGATGAGTGCTCCGTCGCTGGGTGGCGTAAGTGTGCCCCGCGGCGACGGCAACACCGTAGTCCGGCTTCGCCGTGGCTCGTCCATCACGGACTTTGCCGACAAGATCGAGGCGAACCCCGCCGCACTGGTGACAGTCCTCTTCCACCTCGGCGAAATGGCCACGGCCACGCAGTCGCTGGATGAAGAGACCTTCGCCCTGTTGGGCGAGGAGCTTGGCTACAAGCTGCAGGTCGTATCGCCGGAGGACGAGGAGCGCGAGCTGCTCTCCGGCTTCGACATCGACTTCGACGCCGAGCTGGAGGCAGAAGGCGACGAAGACCTTGAGCCGCGTCCTCCGGTAGTCACCGTCATGGGTCACGTTGACCATGGTAAGACCCGCCTGCTCGATGCCATCCGCAAGTCCGACGTTATGGCGGGCGAGCACGGTGGCATCACGCAGCACATCGGTGCTTACCAGGTCACGCATCCGCATGAAGGCATCGATCGCAAGATCACCTTCATCGATACTCCGGGCCACGAAGCGTTCACCGCCATGCGTGCCCGTGGTGCGAAGGTCACCGACATCGCCATCCTGGTGGTCGCAGCGGACGACGGCGTGATGCCCCAGACCATTGAAGCCCTCAACCACGCACAGGCAGCCAATGTGCCGATCGTTGTGGCCGTGAACAAGATCGACAAGGAAGGCGCCAACCCGGAAAAGGTCCGCGGCCAGCTGACCGAGTACGGACTGGTTCCGGAAGAGTACGGTGGCGACACCATGTTCGTGGAGGTCTCTGCCCGCCAGAACCTGAACATCGACGAACTGCTCGAGGCCGTCCTACTGACCGCAGACGCTGCATTGGACATGCGCGCCAACCCGGACAAGGACGCCCGCGGTATCGCGATCGAAGCCAACCTGGACAAGGGCCGCGGTGCTGTTGCTACCGTCCTGGTCCAGTCCGGCACGCTGCACGTCGGCGACACCATCGTGGCAGGCACGGCCCACGGCCGCGTCCGTGCGATGTTCGACGACGACGGCAGCGCCCTGACCGAGGCCGGCCCGTCCCGCCCCGTCCAGGTGCTGGGTCTGTCCAACGTCCCGCGTGCCGGTGACACCTTCTTCGTGACCGCTGACGAGCGCACCGCCCGCCAGATCGCCGAGAAGCGTGAAACCGCAGACCGCAACGCCGCCCTGGCCAAGCGCCGCAAGCGCATCAGCCTGGAAGACTTCGACCAGGCCGTCGCCGAAGGCAAGATCGACACCCTCAACCTCATCCTCAAGGGTGACGTGTCCGGTGCCGTGGAAGCCCTCGAGGACGCGCTGCTCAAGATCGATGTCGGCGAGGGTGTCCAGCTCCGCATCATCCACCGCGGTGTCGGTGCGATCACGCAGAACGACGTCAACCTGGCAACGGTCGACAGCGCCGTCATCATCGGCTTCAACGTCAAGCCCGCCGAGCGGGTTGCCGACCTGGCAGACCGCGAAGGCGTGGACATGCGCTTCTACTCCGTCATCTACGCAGCAATCGATGACATTGAGATGGCCCTCAAGGGCATGCTCAAGCCGGAGTACGAAGAGGTCCAGCTTGGCACCGCCGAGGTCCGCGAAGTGTTCCGTTCCTCCAAGTTCGGCAACATTGCAGGCTCGATCGTCCGCTCGGGTGTTATCCGGCGCAACGCGAAGGCCCGTATCAGCCGCGACGGCAAGATCATCGGTGACAACCTCACCGTTGAGACGCTCAAGCGCTTCAAGGACGACGCCACCGAGGTCCGCACGGACTTCGAGTGTGGTATCGGTCTTGGCTCGTTCAACGACATCACCGAAGGTGACATCATCGAGACCTTCGAGATGCGCGAAAAGCCGCGCGTCTAA
- a CDS encoding YlxR family protein: protein MQHLENQPQRTCIGCRQKGSQSELLRLVADGSGSSAVLVDERRRMAGRGAWLHPSEKCLALAVKRRAFGRALNGATGAADVERRIKAGTKAVDTPVAAAKTVQPESG, encoded by the coding sequence GTGCAACACCTCGAGAATCAGCCGCAGCGCACCTGCATCGGATGCCGACAGAAAGGCTCGCAGTCTGAGTTACTCCGGCTCGTCGCCGACGGCAGCGGTTCATCCGCCGTCCTTGTGGATGAACGGCGCCGGATGGCTGGCCGGGGTGCATGGCTGCACCCCAGCGAGAAGTGCCTGGCACTGGCGGTCAAACGTCGTGCGTTCGGACGCGCCCTCAACGGCGCAACCGGAGCAGCCGACGTCGAACGCCGGATAAAGGCAGGCACAAAAGCCGTGGACACCCCGGTGGCCGCAGCGAAAACCGTCCAACCTGAAAGCGGGTAA
- the nusA gene encoding transcription termination factor NusA — MDIDMSALRLLEREREIPLDLLIPTIEQALLVAYHKTPGAFEKARAELDRKSGHVTIWATEIDDDGAPIGEFEDTPAGFGRIAASTARQIILQRLRDAEDDNVLGQFKGREGELVAGTIQQGNNPHMIQVNLGTVEALLPPPEQVPGEKYIHGNRLRAFVIDVHRGTKGPSITLSRSHPGLVRKLFELEVPEIADRSVEIMALAREAGHRTKIAVKANVPGVNAKGACIGEMGSRVRAVMTELNDEKIDIVDYSEDPADFIASALSPSRVNSVTITDEATRSARVVVPDYQLSLAIGKEGQNARLAAKLTGWRIDIVSDAAVSRDK; from the coding sequence ATGGATATTGACATGAGCGCACTGAGACTCCTGGAGCGTGAGCGTGAAATCCCGCTGGATCTCCTGATTCCGACCATCGAGCAGGCACTGCTGGTGGCGTACCACAAGACGCCGGGTGCTTTTGAAAAGGCCCGCGCTGAACTGGACCGCAAGAGCGGACACGTGACGATCTGGGCCACGGAGATTGACGACGATGGCGCCCCCATCGGTGAATTCGAGGACACTCCCGCGGGCTTCGGCCGCATCGCCGCCAGCACCGCGCGGCAGATCATCCTGCAGCGCCTGCGCGACGCCGAGGATGACAACGTGCTGGGCCAGTTCAAGGGCCGTGAAGGTGAACTTGTCGCCGGAACCATCCAGCAGGGCAACAACCCGCATATGATCCAGGTCAATCTGGGCACTGTGGAGGCACTGCTGCCGCCGCCCGAGCAGGTGCCGGGGGAGAAGTACATCCACGGCAACCGGCTCCGCGCCTTCGTCATCGATGTCCACCGCGGCACCAAGGGTCCCTCGATCACGCTGTCCCGCTCGCACCCCGGACTGGTCCGAAAGCTCTTCGAACTGGAAGTTCCCGAGATCGCCGACCGTTCCGTGGAGATCATGGCCCTGGCCCGCGAAGCCGGGCACCGCACCAAGATCGCGGTCAAGGCGAACGTCCCCGGCGTCAACGCCAAGGGCGCCTGCATCGGCGAAATGGGCTCACGTGTCCGTGCCGTCATGACCGAACTGAACGACGAGAAGATCGACATCGTCGACTACAGCGAGGATCCCGCGGACTTCATCGCCAGCGCCCTCTCGCCGTCGCGCGTGAATTCGGTCACCATCACGGACGAGGCAACCCGTTCGGCCCGCGTAGTCGTCCCCGACTACCAGCTCTCGCTTGCGATCGGCAAGGAAGGCCAGAACGCACGGCTCGCCGCCAAGCTCACGGGCTGGCGGATCGACATCGTCTCCGACGCCGCGGTAAGCCGCGACAAATAG
- the rimP gene encoding ribosome maturation factor RimP, with amino-acid sequence MTNAEATTSTDRTGTGKAEAAPAHNLEAERLYALLTPTVQANRLYLEDVSIHIAGANRVVHVVVDLPQEEAGGVSLDVIAEISKTLSDILDNDPTTDARPYELEVSSPGVGRPLTEERHWHRARGRMVTVKVIQGDNVTGRIASVDDEGVTLVPEIAVKKGMKPKQGDPVKLPFDRIRSGKVEIEFSHLDEAGLENEHNGPSEEA; translated from the coding sequence ATGACCAACGCAGAAGCCACGACTTCAACAGACCGGACCGGGACGGGTAAGGCTGAAGCCGCACCCGCTCACAACCTGGAGGCCGAACGTCTGTACGCCCTCCTGACGCCTACAGTCCAGGCAAACCGGCTGTACCTGGAGGACGTTTCCATCCACATCGCCGGCGCCAACCGCGTCGTCCACGTAGTGGTGGACCTGCCGCAGGAAGAGGCCGGAGGGGTCAGCCTCGATGTGATCGCGGAGATCTCCAAGACCCTCTCCGACATCCTGGACAACGATCCCACCACGGACGCACGTCCCTACGAGCTCGAGGTTTCCTCGCCCGGCGTCGGACGCCCCCTCACCGAAGAGCGGCACTGGCACCGTGCCCGCGGCCGGATGGTCACGGTCAAGGTCATCCAGGGGGACAACGTCACCGGCAGGATCGCATCCGTGGATGACGAGGGCGTCACCCTGGTCCCGGAGATCGCCGTGAAGAAGGGGATGAAACCCAAGCAGGGCGACCCTGTCAAGCTTCCTTTCGACAGGATCCGCAGCGGAAAAGTCGAGATAGAGTTCAGCCACCTCGACGAGGCCGGTCTGGAGAACGAACACAACGGACCTTCTGAGGAGGCCTAA